In the genome of Conger conger chromosome 8, fConCon1.1, whole genome shotgun sequence, one region contains:
- the btr12 gene encoding bloodthirsty-related gene family, member 12 yields the protein MQSVRSPGRSLTEEQFQCSICLEVFVEPVSTPCGHSFCQACLQGYWSHSKQCVCPMCKTSFPKRPQLSVNRVLAEISAHFQSGGGAEAEPGAEPRAGAGGGAGSVGGAGSVGGDFAQAGEVACDSCIGRKMRAVKSCLTCRGSYCEAHLLPHRRVKELAKHRLTAPLPRLEESVCRKHQRLLEVYCRSDHACVCPGCAETAHRTHDLVSIEREWKRKMSHLGKRRSEVKHLIKERAKKLEEIKQSIKVIKTSAQRELEETWKVYAELQRWAEQSQAELVAQITGRQREAERQAQELARGLEEELAQLRKRSAELETLMHSDDKLLLLQTLPSLAPPPEPMDWVAVSVSTELYVGTVRSSVSALLEKSQDMLKRLYSKEFRKLQNYSSEVFLDPATAQRTLAQSADGRKVWFEERKQAQTQQGDGTRRFHPALFVLAREGLGSGRHYWEVEVGSKTAWTLGVARQSVRRKGDIRLSPENGFWCLWLKAGQVKALSAARLPLQLSELPSRVGIYLDHEAGQVSFYDVKAHAHLYTFMDAFTESLFPIFSPCLCHDGKNSGPLIISPVKHS from the exons ATGCAGA GTGTGCGTTCCCCTGGCCGCTCCCTGACCGAGGAGCAGTTCCAGTGCTCCATCTGCCTGGAGGTGTTTGTGGAGCCTGTCTCCACGCCCTGCGGCCACAGCTTCTGCCAGGCCTGCCTGCAGGGCTACTGGAGCCACAGCAAGCAGTGCGTCTGTCCCATGTGCAAGACCAGCTTCCCCAAGAGGCCGCAGCTGAGCGTCAACCGGGTCCTGGCCGAGATCTCCGCCCACTTCCagagcgggggcggggccgaggCGGAGCCGGGGGCGGAGCcgagggcgggggcggggggcggggcaggctCTGTGGGCGGGGCAGGCTCTGTGGGCGGGGACTTCGCCCAGGCGGGGGAGGTGGCGTGTGATTCGTGCATCGGGAGGAAGATGAGGGCGGTGAAGTCGTGCCTCACCTGCCGTGGCTCGTACTGTGAGGCTCACCTGTTGCCCCACCGCCGCGTCAAAGAGCTAGCCAAGCACCGCCTGACCGCACCCCTGCCCCGCCTGGAAGAGAGTGTCTGCCGGAAGCACCAGCGGCTCCTGGAGGTGTACTGCCGCAGCgaccatgcctgtgtgtgccccgGCTGCGCGGAGACCGCACACCGCACACACGACCTCGTCTCCATCGAGCGCGAGTGGAAGCGCAAAATG AGTCACCTGGGTAAGAGGAGATCAGAGGTCAAACACTTAATCAAGGAAAGAGCCAAGAAACTGGAGGAGATCAAGCAGTCTATCAAGGTCATCAAG ACCTCGGCGCAGCGGGAACTGGAGGAGACGTGGAAGGTGTATGCTGAGCTGCAGCGCTGGGCGGAGCAGAGCCAGGCGGAGCTGGTGGCCCAGATCACAGGCCGGCAGCGTGAGGCGGAGAGACAGGCGCAGGAGCTGGCCCGggggctggaggaggagctggcacagctgaggaagaggagcgcaGAGCTAGAGACGCTCATGCACAGCGATGacaaactgctgctgctgcag ACCCTCCCCTCCttggccccgccccctgagCCGATGGACTGGGTGGCCGTGTCTGTGAGCACGGAGCTGTACGTGGGCACTGTGAGATCATCAGTCAGCGCCCTGCTGGAGAAGAGCCAGGACATGCTCAAGAGACTCTACAGCAAAG AGTTCCGGAAACTGCAGAACTACTCAA gcgAGGTGTTCCTGGACCCGGCCACGGCGCAGCGCACCCTGGCGCAGTCGGCTGACGGGCGGAAGGTGTGGTTTGAGGAGCGGAAGCAGGCCCAGACGCAGCAGGGCGACGGCACACGCCGGTTCCACCCCGCGCTGTTCGTGCTGGCGCGCGAGGGGCTGGGCTCCGGCAGGCATTactgggaggtggaggtgggctCCAAAACGGCCTGGACGCTGGGCGTGGCGCGCCAGTCCGTGCGCAGGAAGGGCGACATCCGGCTCAGCCCAGAGAACGGCTTCTGGTGCCTGTGGCTGAAGGCCGGGCAGGTGAAGGCCCTGAGTGCGGCCCGGCTGCCCCTACAGCTCAGCGAGCTGCCCAGCCGCGTGGGCATCTACCTGGACCACGAGGCCGGCCAGGTGTCCTTCTACGACGTGAAGGCGCACGCACACCTCTACACCTTCATGGACGCCTTCACTGAGAGCCTGTTCCCCATCTTCAGCCCCTGCCTCTGCCACGACGGCAAGAACTCCGGACCGCTCATCATCTCCCCCGTCAAACACAGCTGA